The bacterium nucleotide sequence CAATTTTCCCGTCTAAATTCCGCAATGAAATAGTTGCCTGAATATGTGCCTGCCATAAATTTGTAAAATCTTTTATTTTAATCCATCCTGATAAACGATATTTATTTATTCCTTTTACTGGTTCAACTTGTTGACTGACAAGAAATTGTTTACCTTCTATCCCCCTTCCTACAATACAGGCACCTCCAGAGCATGTTTCCAATCGGTCTATTTCAGGAACAATAACAAGTTCACTTTCTGGATATGTCCAGCCATTTAATCCTTCTGAAAAATTCCCATTTTTTAAGAGATTATTTTCCCCTGTGGAAACCAACGGTCTTAAAAATACTCCTTTATAACTTTCTGATATTTCTATTAACTTTTTAATATCATTTTCTACTGATTCTTTATTTCCATGAAAATGTCGTTGTTCTATTTGGTTAAGACAGTTCTTTCTATATCTCTCAATCAAAAATGATTTATCCCAAGGCATAGATTCACCCACTGGTAATTGATATCCCAATATATGCCACATTGCAATAATACCTGCATCAACAGGAATCCTTTCTCTTTGTACATTCAACAAATAAGGACTGCCGGTTTCACAAAGTGCCTCTGCTTCATCAAGTAAATGCTCACAGGTTTTATAAAACTCAAAAGTTAGATAAGGGCGTTCAAAAGTTCTCATACTTGACATATTTCCTGATTCTTGAGGGACTGCATCTATACTATCTTCCATATAATTAAGGTAGGAAGTCATTTTTTCCGCTGCAGGGCCATAATATCCATCCATAAAAATTTTGACCAATTTATCAATATCCTGGTAAGGATTTTGCATTAGTTTCCATCCTGCCCATGTTTTTAACCAGAAAAAACTATCAAAACAAATTTCATCTTCTGCAAACATACTCCCTACTTTTTTACAACCAAATAATTGTAAGTCATAATATATACTTTTCAAATTGATATAAGGAGAAAGAAATTGTTGGCGATAAAGACGCCAATAATCCCAAACAGCAAGATGTTGTGAAATTTTTTCCCACCCCAACAATACCTCATTTGCTCTATAATTTGCATAATGAATTCGTGGGCGAAATATATCTGGATACCACGCTGGTGACCATTGAGAAAAATTATCTTTTCCTATAGCATCTACTGCCCATTCTCCTTTAAGTTGTATTATCCGAATAACTACATTATCTTTTGGATATATTGTCTTAGGAGGCTTCATTGTATTTGCATATGCCCATCCTTCAATAAGTACTTCTGGATATTTCTCTTTTATGCTATCAGCAATATAATTTATGAAGTCAATATATGGTCCACTATCTGCTTCTTCTTTCTCAGCCAATGATTTGCAATCAGGGCACTGACATATCCAAGGAGTATCATTTGGGTTAATAAAATACACAAGCTGTGGTCTACTTCCATCTGTGGATTTTTCAGTAGATTTCAAATTTTTTTCTATACTTTTTTCTATTTGTTGTAGAACATTTTCTCGTGCATCAGGGTTTGTAAGACAAATCTGTCCAGGGCCTGAAGGAGAGGTGGCTTTTGGTCTATTTCCTGCACTATCCATTGCATGATATTCCAATTTGTCTTCTGGAAAATTGCGCGAATAACTATAAAATGTGTGTGTCCCAAGTGGATATCCAAAACCAAATTTTGCTGGCTTAGGTCTAGTATCTTTGTTTCTTGCACGTAATATAAAATCATTCTCATTTTCTGGACAAGCAGTATAAATATCTCTGTCCCAGAATATTGGCTTATTGTGAATATCCTGTTCTTTTATACATAAGTTAGGAATATCAGGAATAACTTCCATATATCCATCAAACCAGTGACAACCGATTCCTTGTTCTAAAAATTCGTATACTGCATAAAGTGTTCCGCGTGGACGCCCTCCCGAAAGAACAAGGTCTT carries:
- a CDS encoding DUF4838 domain-containing protein, coding for MGKKYMWVIGCLLFLCFQFEIYSQSNIDKMKRNEILELSNNGRTAYVIITAEKTIPAEDYAAKELSEHFYKITGAKFPIISEKEKLFSSKGIYVGQTEFAASKGINFSELNEEEWIIKNYGKDLVLSGGRPRGTLYAVYEFLEQGIGCHWFDGYMEVIPDIPNLCIKEQDIHNKPIFWDRDIYTACPENENDFILRARNKDTRPKPAKFGFGYPLGTHTFYSYSRNFPEDKLEYHAMDSAGNRPKATSPSGPGQICLTNPDARENVLQQIEKSIEKNLKSTEKSTDGSRPQLVYFINPNDTPWICQCPDCKSLAEKEEADSGPYIDFINYIADSIKEKYPEVLIEGWAYANTMKPPKTIYPKDNVVIRIIQLKGEWAVDAIGKDNFSQWSPAWYPDIFRPRIHYANYRANEVLLGWEKISQHLAVWDYWRLYRQQFLSPYINLKSIYYDLQLFGCKKVGSMFAEDEICFDSFFWLKTWAGWKLMQNPYQDIDKLVKIFMDGYYGPAAEKMTSYLNYMEDSIDAVPQESGNMSSMRTFERPYLTFEFYKTCEHLLDEAEALCETGSPYLLNVQRERIPVDAGIIAMWHILGYQLPVGESMPWDKSFLIERYRKNCLNQIEQRHFHGNKESVENDIKKLIEISESYKGVFLRPLVSTGENNLLKNGNFSEGLNGWTYPESELVIVPEIDRLETCSGGACIVGRGIEGKQFLVSQQVEPVKGINKYRLSGWIKIKDFTNLWQAHIQATISLRNLDGKIVNKVVADCNTHHEINNMGWHFRGKEFEVPKDESIISISVTIFTEHPSGKGPKESRPNRGTVWFDEIVLEPVI